The following coding sequences lie in one Spirosoma sp. KUDC1026 genomic window:
- the cas6 gene encoding CRISPR-associated endoribonuclease Cas6, giving the protein MQFRLTLRPLASRTLVPFNYAYRLSAFIYAVLAEADEQYATFLHGQGYEYSSTRRFKLFTFSDLIIPNARIDTKAGGLWVTTPHIEWVVSFYVDKAAQHFIIGLFQDQRCVIATPKHRAEFIIERVEAVPVEINTNTVALRTLSPVVIAEKNERGMDQYLHPSDAQFGPLLISNLLAKWASVPVAAGVDDFPHDALTYRLLPGRHDPKSRLVTIKENSREETKVRGYYGFQFELTGPRELLELAVLAGVGRYNAEGFGAVGVV; this is encoded by the coding sequence ATGCAGTTTCGCCTAACCCTACGACCATTGGCCAGCCGAACGCTGGTTCCCTTTAATTATGCGTATCGACTAAGTGCGTTCATCTACGCCGTACTGGCCGAAGCAGACGAGCAATACGCTACGTTCCTGCACGGACAAGGCTACGAATACTCCTCTACCCGCCGGTTCAAGCTGTTCACATTTTCGGATTTGATCATTCCGAACGCTCGTATCGATACCAAAGCGGGGGGATTGTGGGTGACAACGCCCCACATTGAATGGGTGGTGAGCTTCTACGTCGACAAAGCCGCCCAGCATTTTATTATCGGTCTGTTTCAGGATCAGCGCTGCGTCATCGCGACACCCAAGCACCGGGCGGAGTTTATCATCGAGCGCGTCGAAGCCGTACCGGTAGAGATAAACACGAACACCGTTGCGTTGCGGACACTGTCGCCTGTGGTGATTGCCGAAAAGAACGAGCGCGGCATGGATCAGTACTTACACCCCTCCGACGCTCAGTTTGGTCCGTTACTGATCTCGAATCTATTGGCGAAGTGGGCCAGCGTCCCCGTTGCAGCTGGCGTCGATGACTTCCCCCACGATGCGCTCACGTACCGACTACTACCAGGTCGCCATGATCCCAAGTCACGGCTGGTAACGATCAAGGAAAACTCCCGCGAAGAAACAAAAGTGCGGGGCTACTACGGATTTCAGTTTGAGCTCACCGGACCCCGGGAATTACTGGAACTGGCCGTGCTGGCCGGTGTGGGGCGCTATAATGCGGAGGGGTTTGGGGCCGTGGGGGTGGTGTAA
- a CDS encoding type I CRISPR-associated protein Cas7, whose amino-acid sequence MSTIFPNRVFGCVIIKSVNSNYNADFTSQPRRLPDGTVYATDKALKYTVRNYWDKFYSKEAKVLYFKRLNANLNPYDLDEAYGTLFPDDKVGKDKKKTLANLLQCLDVKLFGATFANKKKEMALSIHGPLQITHGVDQYRLGNVFSEQIMSPFRDDKASKTGESVESGASTLGTQSKLSEGHYVHGLSLNPHNISDLIKLSGGQTITDDDITKVKKALTQGATLYDSAAKSGTENELMLWVQLKPESMLVLPSFVELISVDADRVIHLEKVTEILERPTVSEHIERIELYFDKTATQITGTPTNATIQELNQ is encoded by the coding sequence ATGTCAACCATTTTCCCTAATCGCGTCTTCGGATGCGTTATTATCAAGTCGGTCAATTCAAACTATAATGCCGATTTCACCAGCCAACCCCGAAGACTTCCAGACGGTACGGTTTATGCTACAGATAAAGCCTTAAAGTACACTGTTCGAAATTATTGGGATAAGTTTTATTCAAAAGAAGCTAAGGTTTTATATTTTAAAAGATTAAATGCTAATCTGAATCCATACGATTTAGATGAAGCCTATGGCACATTATTTCCAGATGACAAGGTTGGTAAAGACAAAAAGAAGACACTTGCCAACTTGCTTCAATGCTTAGACGTAAAACTGTTTGGGGCAACGTTCGCTAACAAGAAGAAAGAAATGGCTTTGTCAATTCATGGGCCATTACAAATTACGCACGGAGTTGATCAGTATCGACTTGGGAATGTATTTTCTGAACAGATAATGTCTCCATTCCGAGATGATAAAGCATCAAAAACAGGCGAATCTGTTGAAAGTGGAGCATCGACATTAGGGACTCAATCAAAGCTCAGCGAAGGCCACTACGTACACGGCTTGTCGCTCAATCCGCATAACATCAGTGATCTGATTAAGCTTTCGGGCGGGCAAACCATAACCGACGACGACATTACGAAAGTTAAGAAAGCCTTAACGCAGGGCGCTACGTTGTATGACTCGGCCGCCAAGTCAGGCACTGAAAACGAACTGATGCTTTGGGTACAGCTTAAACCTGAATCGATGCTCGTGCTGCCCTCCTTTGTCGAACTGATTTCGGTAGATGCCGACCGGGTCATTCATCTGGAAAAGGTTACAGAGATTCTCGAACGCCCAACCGTGAGCGAACACATCGAGAGAATCGAATTGTATTTTGATAAAACAGCCACGCAAATAACCGGTACTCCGACCAACGCGACTATTCAGGAACTGAACCAATGA
- a CDS encoding DUF6934 family protein — MTHPFYEFTIHNEALRFEFISVSQRVIRKVIVYQKLPFPNAYNLALGDIDEQGKADFEVTSDNGDRDYILATVIQTLIAFFEKHPRATVFITGSTPSRTRLYQAVIARELAEIQKRFEISGVTEMGDEPFRKGAPYKAFVISPK; from the coding sequence ATGACCCACCCTTTTTACGAGTTTACTATCCACAATGAAGCGCTTCGGTTTGAGTTCATCAGCGTCAGTCAACGGGTTATTCGTAAAGTCATCGTGTATCAGAAATTGCCATTCCCCAATGCTTATAATCTCGCTTTAGGAGACATTGACGAACAAGGGAAAGCTGATTTTGAGGTTACCAGTGATAATGGTGACCGTGATTATATTCTAGCTACTGTTATCCAGACGCTGATTGCCTTTTTTGAGAAACATCCACGAGCAACTGTCTTTATTACTGGCAGTACGCCAAGTCGCACCAGACTGTATCAAGCAGTAATCGCACGTGAACTGGCAGAGATTCAGAAACGTTTTGAAATCTCTGGGGTTACAGAGATGGGAGACGAACCCTTTCGGAAAGGAGCGCCTTATAAGGCTTTTGTAATTTCCCCCAAATGA
- a CDS encoding NUDIX domain-containing protein, giving the protein MINERVQITEEKLLSDNWYVLKRFTFNYRDKSGVWTTQQREAYDRGNGATILLHNPEADQVILTRQFRLPTFVNGNESGMLIETCAGLLDDEHPDDAIRRETEEETGYRIQTIEKVMEAYMSPGSVTEKLFFYLAEYSANTERLNGGGIDEEEIDILEIPTAKAVQMIETGEIMDGKTIMLLQHLRLRQLAQN; this is encoded by the coding sequence ATGATAAACGAGCGAGTGCAAATAACTGAAGAGAAGCTACTCTCCGACAACTGGTACGTACTAAAACGCTTTACGTTTAACTACCGAGATAAGAGCGGAGTGTGGACAACGCAGCAGCGGGAAGCCTATGATCGGGGTAACGGGGCCACGATTTTACTTCATAACCCGGAAGCCGATCAGGTGATCCTGACGCGGCAGTTTCGCCTGCCCACCTTTGTGAACGGCAATGAATCAGGAATGCTGATCGAAACCTGCGCGGGGCTGCTGGACGACGAGCACCCGGACGATGCCATCCGGCGCGAAACCGAAGAAGAAACCGGCTACCGGATCCAGACCATTGAGAAGGTGATGGAAGCCTACATGAGCCCCGGCTCGGTGACGGAAAAACTGTTCTTCTACCTGGCCGAATATTCCGCCAATACCGAGCGATTAAACGGCGGGGGAATCGATGAAGAAGAAATCGATATTCTGGAAATTCCCACGGCAAAGGCAGTACAGATGATCGAAACCGGCGAAATTATGGATGGTAAGACCATCATGCTCCTGCAACACCTGCGCCTGCGCCAGCTGGCTCAGAATTGA
- a CDS encoding hydantoinase B/oxoprolinase family protein, with amino-acid sequence MWQIWIDTGGTFTDGIARDPSGTIHRTKVLSSSRLRGQLIRGKVNASWLTSPLFDGYQLRIIETGQTHVIQSLQVDGTLVCEPPLRPEDSVQTYTVDVFTGEEAPVLAARLLTQTPLSQPFPRLEMRLGTTKGTNALLERKGGRVALLVTKGFKDLLVIGTQQRPNLFQLAIPPAELLYDSVLEVDERVAADGEIITPLTESGMTALIDQLRQQQPDAVAISLLNSYRNPAHEQQLQTALLNAGFPLVTCSTAISTTPGYVARTQTTVVDAYLTPVLRDYLTNVQEQLNHQSVRVMTSAGGLVRGDLFQPKDSLLSGPAGGVIGSSYVANAHETSEQTGVLTLDMGGTSTDVARIDGQPDYRFSTQIGPFDLQLPSLSIETVAAGGGSVCWFDGSGTTFGQLRVGPQSAGASPGPACYGATQPGQTPLLTITDVNLLLGKLHPSQFGIPVFPEKAQQALQGIIDQITRHSNAAPSGEVPGALELLRGFERIANETMAAAIRTISVARGFDPKTYSLLVFGGAGGLHGCAIAQLLGIERIVLPFDGGLLSAYGIGQAQIERLATQSVLKPLAGVSADLSRIGETLAEQATRQLRQEIQDDVPIQVKSSVAFLRFKGQEATVDVPISANLAADFRDRYQQRYGHIPENRAIELESVRVLVSTASDEQPISTQPVSHRHAVPAFQAGAYPAYDWTRLQEGDTFRGPALLLNTTSSAFIEPGWRLVVQANKNALVDYIADYDEPDKGTANETGTNTNEVVQLELFTQRFRAIADEMGAQLQRTAFSVNVKERLDFSCALLDANARLVTNAPHIPVHLGSLGVCARLCLDKLPLGPGDVLITNHPKYGGSHLPDVTLLQGVFTDNSELIGYVINRAHHAEIGGKVPGSMPPDATSLLEEGVVLEPMYVVKNGHFLWEASGEDTGLAERFTNAPYPTRSLAENRADIEAALASLRSGELALQELARQYGLATVQHYMHRLQQSATDVITSVLNKLNSQTFSAEEALDDGHTICVRIAIQDERITFDFSGTSDVHPNNLNANHAILHSAVLYVLRLWCAPGVESPGMDVPGVDSPGMDSHTSIPLNEGLMVPVELIVPTSFLSPVFSDNPADCPAVVGGNTEVSQRLVDTLLKALNLAACSQGTMNNFLFGKSSAGPDAFGYYETIGGGAGAVVGAAGRSAVHQHMTNTKLTDPEELERRYPVRLHQFAVRTGSGGDGQWRGGNGIIREIEFLTPVQATLLSQHRVTPPYGLNGAQPGQPGTQTLRYADGREEALPGIFTRAMQTGERIHIETPGGGGAQ; translated from the coding sequence ATGTGGCAAATCTGGATTGATACCGGTGGTACGTTCACGGACGGCATCGCCCGCGACCCGTCAGGAACAATACACCGAACCAAAGTTCTGAGCAGCAGTCGGCTGCGGGGGCAATTAATACGTGGCAAAGTAAACGCATCCTGGCTAACGTCTCCCCTATTTGACGGCTACCAGCTACGGATCATCGAAACCGGCCAGACGCACGTTATTCAGTCCCTGCAGGTTGATGGTACACTGGTTTGCGAGCCGCCATTACGCCCGGAAGACTCAGTCCAGACGTACACCGTCGACGTTTTCACCGGCGAGGAAGCTCCCGTTTTGGCGGCCCGACTTCTGACGCAGACGCCACTGAGCCAGCCTTTCCCCAGGCTGGAAATGCGGCTGGGCACCACCAAAGGCACCAACGCCCTGCTCGAACGGAAAGGTGGTCGGGTAGCGCTCCTCGTAACAAAAGGATTTAAGGACTTACTCGTCATCGGCACCCAGCAACGTCCGAACCTGTTCCAGTTGGCCATCCCTCCCGCTGAACTGCTGTACGACAGCGTACTGGAAGTAGACGAACGCGTTGCTGCCGACGGCGAGATCATTACGCCATTGACCGAGTCTGGTATGACAGCCCTGATCGATCAGCTTCGGCAGCAGCAACCCGACGCCGTGGCGATCTCGCTCCTGAACAGCTACCGCAACCCTGCTCACGAACAACAGCTCCAGACGGCCTTACTCAATGCGGGGTTTCCGCTCGTGACCTGCTCGACGGCAATCTCAACGACGCCCGGTTACGTAGCGCGGACGCAGACAACCGTGGTGGACGCGTACCTGACCCCGGTTCTGCGCGACTACCTGACAAATGTTCAAGAGCAGTTGAATCACCAGTCGGTTCGGGTAATGACCAGCGCGGGGGGCCTCGTCCGGGGCGATCTGTTTCAACCGAAAGATAGTCTGCTCAGCGGACCAGCGGGGGGTGTTATTGGCTCCAGCTACGTAGCGAACGCACACGAAACCAGTGAGCAGACGGGCGTGCTAACCCTCGACATGGGCGGTACCAGCACCGACGTAGCGCGCATCGACGGTCAGCCCGATTACCGCTTTTCGACCCAGATTGGGCCGTTTGATCTGCAACTCCCGTCGCTGTCCATTGAAACCGTAGCGGCCGGTGGCGGCTCGGTTTGCTGGTTCGACGGCAGCGGTACCACCTTCGGGCAGTTACGCGTTGGGCCGCAGAGCGCCGGAGCCAGCCCAGGTCCCGCCTGTTACGGAGCTACTCAGCCGGGACAGACGCCGTTGCTGACCATTACCGATGTCAATCTGCTGCTTGGTAAACTCCATCCCAGCCAGTTCGGGATACCAGTATTTCCCGAAAAAGCGCAGCAGGCATTGCAGGGAATTATTGATCAGATTACCCGGCATAGTAATGCAGCACCCAGTGGTGAAGTTCCTGGTGCGCTTGAACTCCTGCGAGGTTTCGAACGCATCGCCAACGAAACGATGGCCGCGGCCATTCGGACGATCTCCGTAGCGCGGGGATTCGATCCCAAAACGTACAGCCTACTGGTCTTCGGCGGGGCGGGTGGCCTGCACGGTTGCGCCATCGCCCAACTGCTGGGCATAGAGCGGATCGTACTTCCCTTCGACGGTGGTTTGCTCAGCGCCTATGGCATTGGTCAGGCCCAGATCGAGCGACTGGCGACACAGTCTGTCCTGAAACCGCTGGCCGGGGTCAGCGCCGATCTGAGTCGTATTGGCGAAACGTTAGCCGAACAGGCCACCCGGCAACTCCGGCAGGAGATTCAGGACGACGTACCGATTCAGGTCAAATCGTCCGTGGCCTTTCTGCGTTTCAAGGGTCAGGAAGCCACGGTCGACGTGCCCATCAGCGCTAATCTGGCAGCTGATTTTCGGGATCGTTATCAGCAGCGTTACGGTCATATTCCCGAAAATCGGGCCATCGAATTGGAAAGCGTTCGGGTATTGGTCAGTACGGCCAGCGACGAGCAGCCCATCAGTACCCAGCCCGTCAGTCACCGCCATGCTGTACCGGCGTTTCAGGCGGGGGCTTACCCGGCTTACGACTGGACCCGGTTACAGGAGGGCGATACGTTCCGGGGGCCAGCTCTGTTGCTGAACACGACCTCGTCGGCCTTTATCGAACCCGGTTGGCGACTCGTCGTGCAGGCTAATAAAAACGCGCTGGTTGACTACATAGCCGACTACGACGAACCGGACAAAGGAACGGCCAACGAGACAGGGACCAACACAAACGAAGTCGTTCAACTCGAACTCTTTACCCAGCGTTTCCGGGCCATTGCTGATGAAATGGGTGCCCAACTACAGCGGACGGCCTTTTCGGTAAACGTCAAGGAGCGGCTCGATTTCTCCTGCGCGCTGCTCGACGCCAATGCCCGACTGGTCACCAACGCCCCACACATCCCGGTGCACCTGGGTAGTCTGGGCGTCTGCGCCCGGCTGTGTCTCGACAAGCTCCCGCTTGGCCCCGGCGATGTGCTCATCACGAACCACCCCAAATACGGCGGCTCGCACCTGCCCGACGTTACGCTGCTGCAGGGCGTTTTCACCGACAACAGCGAGTTGATTGGCTACGTCATCAACCGGGCGCACCACGCCGAGATTGGCGGCAAAGTCCCCGGCTCGATGCCGCCCGACGCGACATCACTGCTCGAAGAGGGCGTTGTTCTGGAACCTATGTATGTGGTCAAAAACGGACATTTTTTGTGGGAGGCCTCCGGTGAGGACACTGGCCTGGCAGAGCGCTTTACCAATGCCCCCTACCCGACCCGCTCCCTGGCCGAAAACCGCGCCGACATCGAAGCGGCCCTGGCCTCGTTACGGTCCGGAGAACTGGCGCTGCAGGAACTCGCCCGGCAGTACGGTCTGGCCACGGTTCAGCATTACATGCACCGGCTGCAACAGTCGGCAACGGATGTGATTACGTCTGTACTCAACAAACTGAATAGTCAAACCTTCTCGGCCGAGGAGGCCCTTGATGATGGCCATACAATCTGCGTCCGCATCGCTATTCAGGACGAGCGCATTACGTTCGACTTTTCGGGCACGTCGGACGTCCACCCCAACAACCTGAACGCTAACCACGCCATTCTGCACAGCGCCGTCCTCTACGTATTGCGCCTGTGGTGCGCGCCCGGCGTGGAGTCGCCCGGCATGGACGTGCCCGGCGTGGACTCGCCCGGCATGGACTCGCATACCAGCATTCCGCTGAACGAAGGGCTGATGGTGCCGGTCGAGCTAATCGTACCGACCTCGTTCCTCAGCCCTGTTTTCTCAGATAATCCGGCTGATTGTCCGGCGGTGGTAGGCGGCAATACGGAAGTCAGCCAGCGGCTGGTCGATACGTTGCTGAAAGCGCTGAACCTGGCCGCCTGTAGCCAGGGCACGATGAACAATTTCCTGTTTGGGAAGTCAAGTGCCGGACCAGATGCTTTTGGGTATTACGAGACCATTGGCGGAGGAGCCGGCGCCGTGGTTGGGGCAGCAGGTCGCTCGGCGGTACACCAGCACATGACCAACACCAAACTCACCGATCCCGAAGAACTCGAACGGCGCTACCCGGTCCGGCTGCATCAGTTTGCCGTCCGGACAGGCTCCGGCGGTGACGGACAATGGCGCGGGGGCAACGGCATCATTCGCGAAATCGAGTTCCTCACGCCCGTGCAGGCGACCCTGCTGAGCCAGCACCGCGTTACGCCCCCCTACGGCCTGAACGGCGCCCAACCCGGACAGCCCGGCACCCAGACGCTCCGTTACGCCGACGGCCGCGAAGAAGCCTTACCCGGTATCTTCACCCGCGCCATGCAAACCGGCGAGCGCATCCACATCGAAACGCCTGGTGGCGGGGGGGCGCAATAG
- a CDS encoding DeoR/GlpR family DNA-binding transcription regulator: MNFQARKRLIVQTVEERGTVDIRELADLLQTSEMTVRRDLVQLAASGLIYRTRGGAMKVSLATDTHRFANKSAVNAEQKDYICQLAAQEIQEGEVIFMDCGSTVVRLCPFIKNKRITVITNSLPIVAELLDSEVKVNLVGGEVDKDRQAIHGAVAEEHVARYHANRAFVGVDGISLKNGLSAGSEKEASITTAIQRQAQKTYLLCDSSKLETDKYLYFAPLSLFDVLITDQQAPADVVAAYRQAGITLIN, from the coding sequence ATGAATTTTCAAGCCCGGAAACGATTAATTGTGCAAACGGTCGAGGAACGGGGGACGGTCGACATTCGCGAACTGGCTGATTTGCTCCAGACTTCTGAGATGACGGTTCGGCGCGATCTGGTTCAGTTAGCGGCTTCGGGCCTGATTTACCGGACGCGGGGCGGGGCCATGAAGGTGAGCCTGGCGACCGATACGCACCGGTTTGCCAACAAATCAGCGGTCAATGCAGAGCAGAAAGATTATATCTGTCAACTAGCCGCGCAGGAGATTCAGGAGGGCGAGGTGATTTTCATGGATTGCGGCAGTACAGTGGTTCGGCTGTGCCCCTTCATTAAAAACAAACGGATTACGGTTATCACCAACTCGCTGCCTATCGTAGCGGAATTACTCGACTCAGAGGTTAAGGTTAATCTAGTCGGTGGTGAAGTTGATAAAGACCGGCAGGCTATTCATGGCGCGGTAGCCGAGGAGCACGTCGCCCGCTACCACGCCAACCGGGCGTTCGTTGGTGTAGACGGCATTTCCCTTAAAAATGGTCTGAGTGCGGGCAGCGAAAAGGAAGCCAGCATCACGACCGCTATCCAGCGGCAGGCACAGAAAACCTATTTGCTTTGCGACTCTTCGAAGCTGGAAACGGATAAATACCTCTATTTTGCGCCCCTGAGTCTGTTCGATGTCCTGATTACGGACCAGCAAGCCCCCGCTGACGTGGTAGCGGCTTACCGACAGGCGGGTATTACGTTGATTAATTAA
- a CDS encoding helix-turn-helix transcriptional regulator, translating to MPVVKDREERLKRINDRLKRWNGHPVSTSELARHCNISESMIKKDIAYMKVEYNAPINYNHKLRGYYYMKPFELAATVTLTDKDLATLHRALATLQQFQHLSLFDDLRGTVDKLDKAVRFRSSLADDFGKYILFESVPYTKGSEWVEVFLQAIHQRQVVQFQHQRYDTEVTKTHQIYPYVVKEHRNRWYVVGWRLDDKQIRVFGLDRIIPDSIKQLTIDATPPDFDAEAYLRKALGVAVYDGPAEAVMLSFTREQGFRFRAQPFYPFRDEDILVDTETELQIRLDIVVNRELVYELARLGNQVKVLEPAHLRDDLTAFLSDALDQY from the coding sequence ATGCCTGTTGTCAAGGATCGCGAAGAGCGATTGAAGCGTATTAACGACCGCCTGAAACGCTGGAATGGCCACCCTGTTTCCACCAGCGAACTGGCCCGCCACTGCAACATATCCGAGTCGATGATCAAAAAGGATATTGCTTACATGAAGGTTGAATACAACGCACCGATCAACTACAATCACAAACTACGAGGGTACTACTACATGAAACCGTTCGAGTTGGCGGCTACCGTCACGCTCACCGACAAAGACCTAGCGACGTTGCATAGAGCGCTGGCGACGCTGCAGCAGTTTCAGCACCTGAGTCTGTTCGATGATCTGCGCGGAACGGTCGATAAGCTCGACAAGGCGGTCCGGTTTCGCAGTAGTCTAGCCGATGATTTCGGGAAGTATATCCTCTTTGAGTCGGTGCCTTATACCAAAGGGAGTGAGTGGGTAGAAGTCTTTCTACAGGCTATTCACCAGCGGCAAGTCGTTCAGTTTCAGCATCAGCGGTACGACACTGAAGTGACGAAGACGCACCAGATTTATCCGTACGTGGTGAAGGAACACCGTAACCGATGGTACGTAGTAGGCTGGCGGCTGGACGACAAACAGATTCGGGTATTTGGGCTGGACCGAATCATTCCCGATTCGATTAAGCAGTTGACAATAGACGCAACCCCGCCGGATTTTGATGCCGAAGCGTACCTACGGAAAGCGCTGGGCGTAGCGGTGTACGATGGGCCGGCAGAAGCGGTTATGCTGTCGTTTACGCGGGAGCAGGGGTTTCGGTTCCGGGCGCAGCCTTTCTATCCCTTCCGCGATGAGGACATTCTGGTCGATACCGAAACTGAACTCCAGATCAGACTCGATATCGTCGTCAACCGCGAACTGGTCTACGAGCTGGCTCGGCTGGGAAATCAGGTAAAGGTGCTGGAGCCCGCGCATTTACGGGACGATCTAACCGCTTTTCTATCAGATGCGCTAGATCAGTATTGA
- the cas5b gene encoding type I-B CRISPR-associated protein Cas5b, translated as MNEQMKLDFTEKEQQPVPEPKPVSLRLISFDLRADFGFFRKPDVNDGLQLSYNMLHKPALLGILGAIAGLKGYTQKGQWPEYYKRLKDVRVGIAPLDHERGNFTKTALKYTNTVGYANKAKDGKSGANQIVYENTLRAPAYRVYVLLNEADELQNRLLTRIKNQEAEFVPYLGKNEFTAWWENVAEYEVDQSIPQEAFELKTLFDKRKTIVTKSIDDGYDRFDLFDFSEQKGSYIYFERLPVSFNEQLFQYNLIDFAYTDYPLKTPTQLGGLYRLNTSNEYVQLI; from the coding sequence ATGAACGAACAAATGAAGCTCGATTTTACAGAGAAAGAGCAACAGCCTGTTCCAGAGCCGAAGCCCGTAAGCCTTCGTTTGATTTCGTTCGATTTACGGGCAGACTTTGGCTTTTTCCGTAAGCCGGATGTGAACGATGGCTTACAGCTCTCCTACAACATGCTTCATAAACCCGCCTTGCTGGGTATTCTGGGAGCGATTGCCGGGCTGAAAGGGTATACCCAGAAAGGTCAATGGCCGGAGTATTACAAGCGGCTGAAAGATGTGCGGGTGGGCATCGCTCCCCTCGATCACGAACGGGGAAACTTTACGAAAACAGCGCTTAAATATACTAATACTGTTGGGTATGCTAATAAAGCTAAAGATGGTAAAAGTGGTGCTAATCAGATAGTGTATGAAAATACGCTACGCGCGCCAGCCTATCGTGTGTACGTTCTCCTCAATGAAGCAGATGAATTACAGAATCGATTACTGACACGTATCAAAAATCAGGAGGCCGAGTTTGTTCCGTATCTGGGCAAGAATGAGTTCACGGCCTGGTGGGAAAATGTTGCAGAGTATGAAGTCGACCAAAGCATACCGCAAGAAGCATTTGAACTGAAGACATTATTTGATAAACGGAAAACGATTGTCACAAAATCAATTGATGATGGATATGACCGTTTCGATTTATTTGATTTTTCAGAGCAAAAGGGAAGTTATATCTACTTCGAACGATTACCTGTCAGTTTCAATGAGCAGTTGTTTCAGTATAACCTGATTGACTTCGCTTATACTGACTATCCGTTAAAGACACCGACTCAATTGGGTGGTTTATATCGACTTAATACATCGAATGAATATGTCCAGCTCATTTGA